CTGCGTGGATTCGAAGACGACGCGGGAGCCGATCGGGATCTGCGGGCTGATCAAGCGCGACACGCTCGACGACGTCGACCTGGGTTTCGCCTTCATGCCGCTGGCTCGCGGCGCCGGCTACGCCCATGAAGCCGCGGCGGCGACCATGGCCTACGCGCGCGACACCCTCGCCCTGCAGCGCATCGTGGCGATCGTGTCGCCGGAGAACGTGCGCTCGATCGCGCTCCTCGAAAAACTCGGTTTCCGCTTCGAGCGGTCCCTGCGCTTGCTCCCGACGGACACGCAAGAGACCCTGCTGTACGCTTCCGAGTAGCGATCCGCACCCGCCAAGGCGGTAGGCTTTCATTTCGCCGGAGGGAGCCACTCCATCTCGAGCTGCGAGAGCGCAGTTCGGGAGAAGCCGTTCTTCGCGAGGAATCCGTCGAGGAGCCCCTCGGGAAAGATGGCACCGAGCTCGACGCGCCCGTCGGGATGGAGCGCCGCCAGAGCGCGAAGCAGGCGGCACCCCGCGCCCTGCCCTCGCCACGACGGCTCGACCGCGATCGCGCGGATCCGAATCGAAGCGCCCGCGGAGGCACCAACGACCGCAACCGCGGGACCGAGGCGGAACGCACGCGACGGCGTCGAGATCGCCTCGATCGAGGCGGGCTCGAGCTGCCACGGCAAGCCCTCGGGCAGAAGCGCTGCACAGACCCGCGGCTCCACCTCTTCGAGCTGGGCGGGCTCCGGCGGGAGCAA
The Vulgatibacter incomptus DNA segment above includes these coding regions:
- a CDS encoding GNAT family N-acetyltransferase, whose translation is MSIVLETPRLVLRHLEERDAAFILGLLNDPDWLRFIGDRGVRTLDGARAYLRNGPIAMYAKVGFSLFCVDSKTTREPIGICGLIKRDTLDDVDLGFAFMPLARGAGYAHEAAAATMAYARDTLALQRIVAIVSPENVRSIALLEKLGFRFERSLRLLPTDTQETLLYASE